In the Clostridium beijerinckii genome, one interval contains:
- a CDS encoding ABC transporter permease yields the protein MYFKLAFGNIKKSYKDYTIYFLTLILAVCIFYSFNSIDSQKALFDIKSSNANYIEKLTVTMSYFSMFVSVILGSLILYANNFLIKKRKKELGIYMTLGMGKRKISKILVTETSMVGAISLVAGIILGIAASQVLSTLILKLFDVSMNEYRFTVSINAIGKTILYFGIMFLLVMIFNVFVVSKYKIIDLLAADRKNEKMKFKNPYIYLAAFVLSIISLVAVYKFFFKIGIDTWNPMFKPALVISVMSTALFFFSLSGVILYFVNKNKKVYFKGLNIFVIKQVNSKFNTHFLSMSVICLMLFTTILVLSTGIGLKKNYEAGLEKITPFDASLVIYPHGENIPLDEVFNKIDFKLSENEKYITYDEYTSSVELKDLFKTEDEAFKSYTASFVKISDYNKILKLKGEKEANLNSDEVLILSNYNKLADPINEKLKHSNKVNINEKEYQVKNHKALQENLETSIMAENYCVIVINDEFLPDSKVYKSVLDVMYTDENREKNNEKYEEIYNNSLIGGKYESMDVPHMNAYSKDDIYSREKGSSTSELFLGLYLGMIFLISSMAVLALQQLSEASDSIERYKALKRIGANKKMINKTIFLQTLIYFSLPVIIALIHSIVGIIVVNKEISNFNQIDIRFSALMTAVIFIVVYAGYFYTTYTGYKNIIKNNI from the coding sequence ATGTATTTTAAGCTGGCCTTTGGCAATATAAAAAAGAGTTATAAGGATTATACTATATACTTCTTAACATTAATATTAGCTGTCTGTATATTTTATAGCTTTAATTCTATAGATTCACAAAAGGCACTTTTTGATATAAAATCTTCAAATGCTAATTACATAGAAAAACTAACAGTTACTATGTCTTATTTTTCAATGTTTGTATCAGTAATACTAGGAAGCTTAATATTGTATGCTAATAATTTTCTAATAAAAAAACGTAAAAAAGAGTTAGGTATATATATGACTTTAGGAATGGGAAAAAGAAAAATATCTAAGATTTTAGTAACAGAAACTTCTATGGTGGGCGCTATATCTTTAGTTGCAGGCATTATATTAGGAATAGCAGCGTCACAAGTCTTATCTACTCTTATCTTAAAGCTGTTCGATGTTTCTATGAATGAATATAGATTTACAGTCTCTATAAATGCTATTGGAAAGACTATATTATATTTTGGAATAATGTTTTTACTTGTAATGATTTTTAATGTATTTGTTGTTTCTAAGTACAAAATAATAGACTTACTTGCGGCAGATAGAAAAAATGAAAAAATGAAATTTAAAAATCCATATATATATTTGGCAGCATTTGTATTAAGTATAATATCTCTTGTAGCTGTATATAAATTTTTTTTTAAGATAGGGATAGATACATGGAATCCAATGTTTAAGCCAGCACTAGTCATTAGTGTAATGAGCACAGCTTTATTCTTTTTTAGTTTATCTGGAGTTATATTATATTTTGTAAATAAAAATAAGAAAGTATATTTTAAGGGATTGAATATATTCGTTATAAAGCAGGTAAATAGCAAGTTTAATACACATTTTCTATCCATGTCAGTAATATGTTTAATGCTGTTTACTACAATACTTGTATTATCTACAGGAATAGGTCTTAAGAAAAATTATGAAGCAGGCCTTGAAAAAATAACACCTTTTGATGCTAGTTTAGTCATATATCCTCATGGTGAAAATATTCCTTTAGATGAAGTGTTTAATAAAATTGATTTCAAATTGAGTGAAAATGAAAAATATATAACTTATGATGAATATACTTCATCAGTAGAACTTAAAGATTTATTTAAAACTGAAGATGAGGCTTTTAAAAGCTATACAGCAAGCTTTGTAAAAATATCTGATTACAATAAAATATTAAAACTAAAAGGTGAAAAAGAAGCTAATTTAAATAGTGATGAGGTTTTAATCTTATCAAATTATAACAAATTAGCTGATCCAATTAATGAAAAATTAAAGCATAGCAATAAAGTTAATATTAATGAAAAAGAATATCAAGTTAAAAATCACAAGGCTTTACAAGAAAATCTTGAAACTTCTATAATGGCAGAAAATTATTGCGTTATAGTAATAAATGATGAGTTTTTGCCAGATAGTAAAGTTTATAAATCAGTGCTTGATGTAATGTATACTGATGAAAATAGAGAAAAAAACAATGAAAAATACGAAGAGATTTATAATAATTCTTTGATTGGTGGAAAGTACGAAAGTATGGATGTCCCCCATATGAATGCCTATTCGAAGGATGACATTTATTCTAGAGAAAAGGGTTCTTCAACTTCAGAATTATTTCTTGGTTTATATTTAGGTATGATATTTTTGATATCAAGTATGGCTGTATTAGCTCTTCAGCAATTATCAGAAGCTAGTGATAGTATAGAAAGATATAAAGCTTTAAAGAGAATTGGTGCAAATAAGAAAATGATAAATAAAACTATATTTCTTCAAACCTTAATATATTTTAGCCTTCCAGTAATTATTGCATTAATCCATTCAATAGTAGGCATTATTGTAGTTAATAAAGAGATAAGCAATTTTAATCAAATAGATATTAGATTTTCAGCGTTAATGACAGCTGTAATATTTATTGTAGTATATGCAGGATATTTCTATACAACGTATACAGGGTATAAAAATATTATAAAAAATAATATATAA
- a CDS encoding ABC transporter ATP-binding protein, which produces MKNILNVERIEKYYGNKGNLTKAIDNISFKVDEGEFVGIMGPSGSGKTTLLNCISTIDSVTAGKILINGSDITRLKSKELDKFRQNELGFIFQDFNLLDTLTAYENIALALTIKGEDTYKIDKEIQAVAEHLEIGQVLNKYPYEMSGGQKQRVASARAIVTNPSLVLADEPTGALDSKSARLLLERFENLNDNLKTTILMVTHDSFTASYAHRILFIKDGRIFNELIRGKDTRKEFFNKIIEVISILGGDDNDVF; this is translated from the coding sequence ATGAAAAATATATTGAATGTAGAAAGAATCGAGAAATATTATGGCAATAAGGGGAATTTAACAAAGGCAATAGATAATATAAGCTTTAAGGTAGATGAGGGAGAGTTTGTTGGAATAATGGGACCTTCAGGAAGTGGCAAAACTACACTTCTTAATTGTATATCAACTATTGATAGTGTTACTGCAGGAAAGATATTGATAAATGGTAGTGACATTACCAGGCTAAAATCAAAAGAATTAGATAAGTTTAGGCAAAATGAGTTGGGATTTATATTTCAAGATTTTAACTTATTAGATACACTTACAGCTTATGAGAATATTGCATTAGCCTTAACAATAAAGGGAGAGGACACCTATAAAATAGATAAAGAAATACAAGCGGTAGCAGAGCATTTAGAAATAGGACAAGTGCTTAATAAGTATCCTTATGAGATGTCTGGGGGGCAAAAGCAAAGAGTTGCTTCAGCAAGAGCAATTGTAACTAATCCATCTTTAGTTCTTGCCGATGAACCAACAGGGGCACTAGACTCTAAGTCAGCTAGGCTGCTACTTGAAAGGTTTGAAAACCTAAATGATAATTTAAAAACTACAATACTTATGGTTACTCATGATTCTTTTACAGCAAGTTATGCTCATAGAATACTCTTTATTAAGGATGGTAGAATTTTTAATGAACTCATAAGAGGTAAGGACACAAGAAAGGAATTTTTTAATAAAATCATAGAAGTTATATCCATTCTTGGAGGTGATGATAATGATGTATTTTAA
- a CDS encoding alpha/beta fold hydrolase: protein MSELKHRIVETNGIKMHIAEQGKGPLVLLLHGFPEIWYSWRNQIPVFAEAGYHVVAPDLRGYGDTEKPQNIDQYTLLHLVGDIVGLLDALNEETAVIVGNDWGATIAWNAALLRPDKFEGVIALTVPMMPQPPIPPTTVFSQNSEELFYTLYFQTPGVAEKEFEKDARFAIHNLLYSASGDAGPRKGNDGTPNPFSMVSREKGLLSALPIPKMTSWLKEKDLEVYAEAFAKTGFSGGLNYYRNLDKNRELLSCFNGLKVTIPALFIVGTRDVGLSIPGMDQIISEMKSIVPNIRQTIFLEDCGHWAQQEKPKEVSAEILSFLKSL, encoded by the coding sequence ATGAGTGAATTAAAACATAGAATTGTTGAAACAAATGGTATAAAAATGCATATAGCGGAACAAGGAAAAGGGCCTCTTGTATTATTACTTCATGGCTTCCCTGAAATATGGTACTCATGGAGGAATCAGATACCCGTTTTTGCTGAAGCAGGTTACCATGTAGTGGCGCCAGATTTAAGAGGATATGGAGATACAGAAAAACCACAAAATATTGATCAATACACTCTGCTTCATTTAGTTGGAGATATAGTTGGATTGTTGGATGCATTAAATGAAGAAACAGCAGTAATAGTAGGAAATGATTGGGGAGCAACAATTGCATGGAATGCAGCATTATTAAGACCAGATAAATTCGAGGGCGTTATAGCTTTAACAGTTCCAATGATGCCTCAACCACCAATACCACCAACCACTGTTTTCTCACAAAATAGTGAGGAGTTATTTTATACTCTATATTTTCAAACACCAGGTGTAGCAGAAAAGGAATTTGAGAAAGATGCACGATTTGCAATTCATAACTTGCTGTATTCAGCTTCTGGAGATGCAGGACCACGTAAAGGCAATGATGGAACTCCAAATCCATTTAGTATGGTATCAAGAGAGAAGGGATTGCTTTCAGCATTACCAATACCTAAAATGACATCTTGGCTTAAAGAAAAAGACTTAGAGGTTTATGCAGAAGCATTTGCAAAAACAGGCTTTAGTGGCGGACTAAATTATTACCGTAATTTAGATAAAAATAGAGAATTATTAAGTTGTTTTAATGGATTAAAAGTAACAATTCCTGCATTATTCATAGTAGGTACTCGTGATGTTGGCTTAAGTATTCCAGGAATGGATCAAATAATTTCTGAAATGAAGAGTATTGTTCCAAACATCCGTCAAACTATATTTCTTGAAGATTGCGGACACTGGGCTCAGCAAGAAAAACCAAAAGAGGTTAGTGCAGAGATACTTTCATTTCTTAAAAGTTTATAA
- a CDS encoding VanZ family protein, whose protein sequence is MKNEQEEIPKGNEVLMDNSDVMNAKLRRFILMGMLLYAILILYFMFFGFSRLDQRFNYNQYTFMLVPEGFPLRFPKLTMSWLYDFGNIAAFIPFGVVIPLLYRIRFRKFMTLFILVISSLEVLQSLTFMGTFDIMDIISNTLGAIMGFVGYRVGFSSEITLKKLVASALSILMLIIGVMVVSETIDYGVHVNERIGPIEALNEVNKTTPITNSFSTFTVEDEVVQPKFNLFSSKDGIDKEYLFNLGKKNLWLYANYGIPNGEEYKGSVTIMINGEEFAQFTDQDKDNHMMKLETFFDSEIEDVKIIVTGNAKVWDVSIAEIKHNEEIWNVRTIIREVFTNINQQS, encoded by the coding sequence ATGAAAAATGAACAAGAAGAAATTCCAAAGGGTAATGAAGTATTGATGGATAATTCCGATGTTATGAATGCTAAATTGCGTAGATTTATTCTTATGGGGATGCTATTATATGCAATTTTAATATTGTATTTCATGTTCTTTGGATTTAGTAGATTAGACCAAAGATTCAATTATAATCAGTATACATTTATGCTTGTGCCGGAAGGGTTCCCACTAAGATTTCCAAAACTAACAATGTCATGGTTATACGATTTTGGAAACATTGCTGCTTTTATCCCTTTTGGAGTAGTAATTCCATTGTTGTATCGTATACGTTTTAGAAAGTTTATGACATTATTCATATTAGTGATTTCTTCTTTGGAAGTGTTACAATCTTTAACCTTTATGGGTACATTTGACATTATGGATATTATATCTAATACATTAGGTGCAATCATGGGATTTGTAGGATATAGAGTGGGATTTTCTTCTGAGATTACCTTAAAAAAACTTGTTGCTTCTGCATTATCTATTCTTATGCTGATCATTGGGGTTATGGTGGTTTCTGAAACAATCGATTATGGTGTACATGTGAATGAAAGAATAGGACCTATTGAAGCATTAAATGAAGTGAATAAAACCACGCCAATAACTAATAGCTTTTCAACTTTTACGGTGGAAGACGAGGTGGTACAGCCAAAATTTAATTTGTTTAGCAGCAAGGATGGAATAGATAAAGAGTATTTATTTAATTTAGGCAAGAAAAATCTATGGCTCTATGCCAATTATGGTATTCCCAATGGAGAAGAATATAAAGGTTCCGTTACGATTATGATTAATGGGGAAGAGTTTGCTCAGTTCACTGATCAAGACAAAGATAACCACATGATGAAATTAGAGACGTTTTTTGATTCGGAAATAGAAGACGTTAAAATTATAGTTACTGGAAATGCTAAGGTATGGGATGTTAGCATCGCAGAAATAAAGCATAACGAAGAAATATGGAATGTTAGAACAATTATTCGTGAAGTATTTACAAATATAAATCAACAGAGCTAA
- a CDS encoding TetR/AcrR family transcriptional regulator, which yields MIQKSQINDKRITKSRKLIQDAFLSLANKNPFENITVKDISERANVNRATFYAHFKDKYDLLDSFISDEFMTIVSSRISPDAKLNEKTLRDLIFIMCDYHKTVGTSYIRLYKSANILIDMRVQLKLQNIVQNMLNNTRNCSKNEEEKLELITVMMSSGIYCATKHWHSKGNLKDASAVSALADEILSFMTSWLTAALD from the coding sequence ATGATACAAAAATCTCAAATAAATGATAAACGCATAACTAAATCTCGTAAACTCATCCAAGATGCATTTCTTTCATTAGCTAATAAAAACCCCTTTGAAAATATAACCGTGAAGGATATTTCAGAAAGAGCTAATGTAAACCGCGCAACCTTTTATGCTCATTTTAAAGATAAATATGATTTATTAGATTCTTTTATATCAGATGAATTCATGACAATTGTATCCAGCAGGATTAGTCCTGATGCAAAGTTAAATGAGAAAACTTTGCGTGATTTAATTTTTATCATGTGTGATTATCATAAGACTGTGGGCACTAGCTATATAAGATTATATAAATCTGCCAATATTTTAATTGATATGAGAGTTCAGCTTAAATTACAAAATATAGTACAAAACATGCTCAACAATACTAGAAATTGTTCAAAGAATGAAGAAGAAAAATTAGAATTGATTACTGTTATGATGAGCAGCGGTATATATTGCGCTACGAAACATTGGCATAGTAAAGGTAACTTGAAAGATGCTTCTGCAGTTTCTGCATTAGCTGATGAGATTCTTTCTTTCATGACTTCTTGGCTAACAGCAGCATTAGATTAA
- a CDS encoding MBL fold metallo-hydrolase, whose amino-acid sequence MEFTKVTEKVYYLINDGETDRPVLGYIKGDKYSLMVDAGNSKNHVEKFNSCIEKLNLRLPDYVAITHWHWDHTYGMHAVTGKTIACEITNEQLNVMSKWQWTDEAMKNRLLTGEDIEFADTNIRKEYEGLQGIKVVPADIVFKNDLEIDLGGLTVILKNVISPHSKDSVIVYVPEEKVVFIGDAYSMNYYNNCEYDPFKLECFINVLKDLEFDICLAGHSSPINKTEIIEYLNLQHEKIQAKNK is encoded by the coding sequence ATGGAATTTACAAAGGTTACAGAAAAGGTTTATTATCTAATTAATGACGGAGAAACTGACAGACCAGTGCTTGGATATATTAAAGGAGATAAATATTCTTTAATGGTGGATGCAGGAAATTCAAAAAATCATGTAGAGAAATTTAATAGTTGTATAGAAAAATTGAATTTAAGATTGCCTGATTATGTTGCAATCACTCATTGGCATTGGGATCATACTTATGGGATGCATGCAGTTACAGGAAAAACTATAGCATGTGAAATAACTAATGAGCAATTAAATGTTATGTCTAAGTGGCAATGGACAGATGAAGCAATGAAAAATCGTCTCTTGACTGGAGAAGATATTGAATTTGCAGATACTAATATTCGTAAAGAATACGAAGGACTTCAAGGTATAAAAGTTGTACCAGCTGATATAGTCTTTAAAAATGACTTAGAAATAGATTTAGGAGGATTAACAGTTATTTTAAAAAATGTTATTTCACCTCATTCTAAAGATTCAGTAATAGTTTATGTACCTGAAGAAAAAGTAGTATTTATAGGAGATGCTTATAGTATGAACTATTATAATAATTGTGAATATGATCCGTTTAAATTAGAGTGTTTTATAAATGTATTAAAGGATTTAGAGTTTGACATTTGTTTAGCAGGTCACTCATCACCTATAAATAAAACTGAGATCATTGAATATTTAAATTTACAGCATGAGAAAATCCAAGCAAAGAATAAATAG
- a CDS encoding PEP-utilizing enzyme, whose product MLVSPYTSPIWTPLFKVAAAAITEIGSPTSHAAIVAREYGIPAVVAIDNATSILKDGQRIRVDGTNGVITLL is encoded by the coding sequence ATACTCGTATCACCATATACATCTCCAATTTGGACACCTCTTTTTAAAGTTGCAGCTGCGGCTATCACTGAAATAGGAAGCCCAACTTCCCATGCAGCAATTGTAGCTAGAGAGTATGGTATACCTGCTGTTGTGGCTATTGATAATGCAACAAGTATATTAAAGGATGGACAAAGAATAAGAGTAGATGGAACAAATGGAGTAATAACATTATTATAA